A single region of the Nicotiana sylvestris chromosome 6, ASM39365v2, whole genome shotgun sequence genome encodes:
- the LOC104215990 gene encoding metal tolerance protein C4 has translation MPNPRVLSAFRRFRHIYQGSHSGSLSVALSTLQKKFDFDSFQSCPSKVEEEETEPHFDAYEKFHCNPSSQLSGGSPSSSSFALRSIFSVNSSRNVVLLSSISRSNSHLFFSRGLITRAKKIRTIEVDDHGQRAVTTALWCNFLVFSLKFGVWFVSSSHVMLAEVVHSVADFANQALLAYGLNSSRRAPDAIHPYGYSKERFVWSLISAVGIFCLGCGATIVHGVQNLWTSEQPANIGYAALVIGGSFIIEGISLIVAIQAVQKGAAAEGMTVRDYIWRGHDPTAVAVMTEDGAAVTGLAIAAASLVAVNATGNPIYDPIGSIIVGNLLGMVAIFLIQRNRHALIGRAIDDNDMDRVLQFLKNDPVVDSIYDCKSEVIGPGFFRFKAEIDFNGVVLVQNYLERAGREVWAKQFREASEQKDDAELLKLMSIYGEEVVTALGSEVDRLEKEIQEIVPGIRHVDIEAHNPIGPSP, from the exons ATGCCTAACCCTCGTGTTCTCTCTGCTTTTCGCCGCTTTCGCCATATCTATCAAGGCTCCCATTCCGGTTCTCTATCTGTAGCGCTCTCAACTTTACAAAAGAAATTTGATTTTGATTCTTTTCAGTCTTGCCCATCCAAAGTGGAAGAGGAAGAAACTGAACCTCATTTCGATGCTTATGAAAAATTTCATTGCAATCCGAGCTCCCAGCTCAGTGGAGGAAGTCCGTCATCGTCTTCATTCGCATTGCGCAGTATATTCTCGGTTAATTCGTCGCGAAATGTAGTCTTATTGTCTTCAATTTCCAGAAGTAATAGTCACCTGTTCTTCAGCCGGG GTTTGATTACCAGAGCTAAGAAGATAAGGACGATTGAGGTGGATGATCATGG CCAGCGAGCAGTCACAACAGCTTTATGGTGCAATTTTCTTGTCTTTTCCCTGAAGTTTGGGGTCTGGTTTGTCAGTTCCAGCCATGTCATGTTGGCTGAAGTTGTACATTCAGTTGCGGATTTTGCAAATCAG GCACTTCTTGCATATGGTTTAAATAGCTCCAGACGTGCACCAGATGCTATCCACCC ATACGGCTACTCCAAGGAAAGATTTGTCTGGTCTTTAATATCTGCTGTTGGTATATTTTGTCTTGGTTGTGGTGCTACAATAGTTCATGGAGTTCAAAACTTGTGGACTTCTGAG CAACCTGCAAATATTGGATATGCAGCACTTGTGATTGGTGGCTCATTCATTATAGAGG GTATTTCTCTCATTGTAGCTATACAAGCTGTCCAAAAAGGAGCTGCTGCAGAAGGAATGACAGTGAGAGATTATATTTGGCGTGGCCATGATCCTACAGCTGTGGCTGTCATGACTGAG GATGGTGCTGCAGTTACAGGCCTAGCCATTGCTGCTGCATCACTGGTTGCTGTAAATGCCACTGGAAATCCCATTTATGATCCCATTGGTTCCATTATAGTGGGCAACCTTCTAGGAATG GTTGCGATATTTCTGATTCAGAGAAATCGCCATGCTTTGATTGGTAGAGCAATTGATGACAATGACATGGACAGGGTTCTGCAGTTCCTGAAAAATGATCCA GTTGTTGATTCCATTTATGATTGCAAAAGTGAGGTGATTGGACCTGGGTTCTTTAGGTTTAAGGCGGAGATAG ACTTCAATGGCGTAGTGCTGGTTCAAAATTATCTAGAGAGAGCTGGACGTGAAGTGTGGGCTAAGCAG TTTCGGGAGGCTTCAGAGCAGAAGGATGATGCAGAATTACTGAAACTGATGTCAATCTATG GTGAGGAAGTTGTCACAGCACTAGGGAGTGAAGTTGATCGGCTAGAAAAGGAAATCCAGGAAATAGTTCCAGGCATTAGGCATGTGGACATTGAGGCCCATAATCCAATTGGACCATCCCCATGA